cataaacatgaaaccgtaagcacagagcttagtgagatccccaaaataccacataccatacatatcattggGACTAGCCTACACATTTGGAGCATCCCATAATAATGGGCCTAGCCCTTCCTAATCAATAGGCCCATCCCGACATACAATTAGGCCTAGCCCAACATATAATGGACCCAACCCTACATGCATGCACTTGGGCCCATCCCAGCAtacaatgcaagagtcacaaagacaactagcatcctacatagcaTACCCTAGTGGGTTggcgttggtgccttcgacccacgggtacaATAAGGAGACTCGCCTCAAATCGAGATAACTGAAACGCATACTCGCTACTGCTATTGAGCTCTCCACACTGAGTATATCCAAAATCATCCCTAATCAATAATTAGGTTAATAACCCAAAGCAAGGTCCAACTCTTAAGCTATCAtgctaagggtaaaagaccattttacccttcccatatCTAACCCAAAAATCCATGGCACAAAACCCAAATGACTTATGACCACTTCTTAgtgagtacgcccgacgtaccgcCCCAGTACGCCCTATGTACTATGAGTTGAAGCCCAAACCATATTCTAAGGTCTTAATGCCTTATGACAAAACGTCTAACTTTCAGATCTGATTATAAAGgatgtcttaagtcataaagttcctaaATTTATGgctttgcatgtcttaatggtGCCCAAACCAAAGCCCTAGATTCATAACTTCACCAAAAGGCCATTGACACATGCATGGAAGAATTATACTCatcaagatccgatttttatgcTACATGAACCTTTGATCTAACAAGAAATGACACCTTTAATCTATCAcgctaagggtaaaagaccattttacccttcccatatCTGACCCAATAATCCATGGCACAAAACTCAAATGACTTATGACCACTTCTTAGTGTGTACGCCCTATGTACTATGAGTTGAAGCCCAAACCATATTCCAAggtcttaatgccttaagacaaAATGTCTAACTTTCAAATCTAATTATAAAGGATGTCTTTAGTCATAAAGTTCCTAAATTTATGgctttgcatgtcttaatggtGCCCAAACCAAAGCCCTATATTCATAACTTCACCAAGAGGCCACTAACACATGCATGGAAGAATTATACTCatcaagatccgatttttatgcTACATGAACCTTTGATCTAACAAGAAATGAAACCTTTAATCTATCAcgctaagggtaaaagaccattttacccttcccatatCTGACCCAATAATCCATGGCACAAAACCCAAATGACTTATGACCACTTCTTAGTGTGTACGCCCTATGTACTAGGAGTTGAAGCCCAAACCATATTCCAAggtcttaatgccttaagacaaAATGTCTAACTTTCAGATCTAATTATAAAGGATGTCTTTAGTCATAAAGTTCCTAAATTTATGgctttgcatgtcttaatggtGCCCAAACCAAAGCCCTATATTCATAACTTCACCAAAAGGCCACTAACACATGCATGGAAGAATTATACTCatcaagatccgatttttatgcTACATGAACCTTTGATCTAACAAGAAATGACACCCTTAAGCTATAGAGTAGCTTTTATTCACAAGAACCAAAACCATGGGACCAAAATATGAAAATTACAACCCAAAATAGATCAACATAAAAGAACGATCaagattgaagctttatacctccagaagaaagatcaaggtgaacaaggtctagatctacaagctccaaggcaaccaacacttctccaacgAGCTCCCTCTTCTCCATGATGCACCAAGATGCACCAATAACAATCCAAAGCACTCAAAAAATCAAGGACCTCAcaaatggggctagggttttgaatttatggttagagaggatggaggctaaagGTAATAAGGGTTTGAAAtaagttaaggtctttaaatagggcctAAGACTCAAATATTAGGGTTGCTTCTGCTTCgcatacgccctgcgtactcttgGTACACCTAGTATACCAGGGTGAACCTTCGCGATCATCTATGCCTAGGTTACGCAGTGTACTAGCCTAAACCCAAAACCTTCCTAACTTCCAATAGTTATAAATCCTATATCCCAAAtccattttcgacattctttatatgcttggaaaagTAATGAAAGGCCCTACAATCTCATCAAGTCTCCTTTGACCCAAAACCTTCTGAGCTAGAATCCTTAATTTGATAAAAGGCCTACAACATTACCTTTACCATTATACCCTTAAGCTCCAAAGTACAAACTGAAATACTGGCTCGCATAACATATATATGTAATCCACTTTTGAATGGGGTTAAAGCCCAAACCCTTTGGCATCCAGAACCATCACTTGATCCATTAATGCCCATAATTCCCAAAATTGGAAGCTTCTCGAAAccagatgttacaactctcccccacttaaataggacttcgtcctcaaaatcaCTCATTGCTACTTACCAAGCACCCAAATGAACCGATCAATCCTCCTGAACCCCGCTTCGGCTAAAAGACAACTCACATACACGGCGATCTTGCGATGGAGTTAACGATGCTTGTGAGTGAGCTTTTTGTTGTTGGGTTCGACGATAACAACGAAAACACACGGTGAAAGAGCGCAAGAAAGAAGACGATGAATAGTATATATTAACTTAGATCATATAATATACATTAGTTTAAAGGTAATCTTAAAAAAATCCAAATATTTTGGTCATTAGcaaaaataatgaaaaagccCTGAATTTTTTATCAATTAACGATTAAAAAAAAGACGAGATACTGGCTAAATCTGTGAAACCGGCCACGAATGGTCATCTCGAAGCTTTAGCCGGTAATATGtctttttgtaaacaaaatttaatCTGGTACTAAACTGTAAATTTCtccaaaatattaggactttattGAAGATTTCTATTTTATACTAAAAAGTATATATTCTTAGTATATTCtatttttttaacttatatatattgttaaaCATATCCATCTACTTATTAGATTTTAACAAACTTGTattctatatttttttattacaataATATTGTAAATTATATTATCATAAAATGATATgtaaataaaatgtttatatataataaattggAAATAATTTCTAAttgattttaaataattattaaataaataagattgtATTTATACCAAATATATATTCTATTTTTTTAATATGATTATATCGAACAAGAAATTGTTAGAATTAATTATCTTCATCCATTATTATTTCGACCTTTATCAATAACATTTCTTTTACAaatttaattgttttttattttattagaatacGTTTTCATGTTTATAAGTTATATTTCAGTTATAAacgtttataaaaatatattacagTGTTTTAAATCTTtagtatatatttaattttttatatgaattcaataaataaatactaaactctatattaataattaattaatataacttaatatataccaggatattgcaaatattaaatattatatttaaattataattagaatataaaaataagaaatgtataaataaaaaagaaagactAAAATCAACAACTAAAACTTCAACTCTATTTTTGGAGAATTGAATAATGTCCGTCCATATCTGGAAGAATCCTATTCATATCTAAAAaatagagatagaaagaagatattgttgaatgaaaacatggaagaaatgaaggaaaAATAAAGTTTAGAGTTGAATTAGAGATGCTCTTAGCTTCAAACAAAATCccttaaatttaaaaatattattatcaTACTTAATCATCAATTTGTATTTTATATGCTATATGGAAAATGAAATTTCCTTCTATCTTATCCTCCAACTTCCTTCTATCTTATCCTCCAACTTCGTCCTCTTAAGTATTAATTATCGAAATACATAACGCAccatttctttttgtttttgtctcatttctCGATTTTGACACTTAAGATATGATCcaataaataaaagataaatacGAATATTTAGTAGAAACATATTGAACCCCTCTAAAATTGGTACCACTTTTGCCTATCTATATAAACATATCTATATAAACAGAACTATTTACCTTTAAATTGATAAACTGAGAAAGGTTAACTTCTGACCTATGATTCCCACATGTAATCATCATAGAAATAGGGGGAAATGATTCATAAGGGTAGTCATCTTTGTCGTTTTGTTCACATCTAGGTAACTTCTTTATTTTTGTATACATTTGACTATTTAACTTGTTATATGTGTTTACATAATGTCATTGTCACTGACTATAGCAGGTGGCAATGGTAATATGTGAACAAATTAACAAGTTAAATtgttaaatgtgtacaaaaaaattatctagatatgaacaaaacgaaattTTAATTACTCTGATAAATCATTTTCCCCACTTTTAATAGCAATTTTATTTTCATAtttgtttatattatttttttgtaatGTTATTTTTCAAATATCAATAACttcctaaatattaattaaatattgatcAATTTTAGATTTTACttgttaattaataaatatgtttttgttttgtgaaatctTTCATATAGCCTCTAATAattttttactttcttttttaAGCATCTACAATATTTTTAAAGTGAATAGTatctaattaaataaattaaatatgtaaCAATAAGTATGAAGggtcttttaaaaaaataaatagaaaatattacTTAGCAAAtattaaacaatatatatatatatatatatatatatatatgtgtgtgtgtgtgtgtgttctaaaATTATTCCAACTTTCTAATTAGaagtttataaacttttaatttttttaatacaatgttttaaacgAATATTTAACAAAAGTaatttaaaatgttataaaaatattaaattatcatACAAaatctaagggggtgtttggatatgAAAAAAATAAGGTGTTTATTACTTATTGTTTATTCCCACCATAATAAGCTAAGTTTAAATGTATTGATAAAATCCTTAAAAATCAGCTTATTGTGTTAGAAATAAGCTAAATAAGCATATCCCTCATTGTTTATTACTTATTGTTTATTTCCACCacaaataaactaataaacaataagctaataagctaatccaaacatcTCCTAAAAAACACTTTAAAAATGTCGTAAAAGAAAGTttagaaaaaaatatatgaaagttGTAAAAaagttgtatgaaaatgtttaaaaaataaataaataaataaaactagttAAGAACTTgtaagaaaattttaaaacatttacaaaaaaaaatgatttcaaagcacttgtattaaaattatatgaaagtataaaaaaagttttaaaaaaaattataagcaaagtttaaaacattgtattagataaaacttatagaaaaaaaaatatcataacattGTTGTAAGAAATTATAAATATTCTtaagaaatttataaaaaaaaaatgttcacatttggagaactttatttttttatacatttgaccatttaacttgttaactTGTTAAAAATATCATAACATTGTTGTGAACACATTTAACACGTTAAATGGTcaaatatttacaaaaaaaaaaatgaagttacCTAAACGTGAAAAAGACGAAAAGGTAATTACCCTCTCAAGTCATTTTCCTTATAAATAGTCGTTCAAACATCAAAGTTATCAAAAGATATTAAAACAATAAGAACAAGAAGAAATAAATAAAAGCTGATCCTAAACCTGAACAAGAATAACCTGATTATATGAAAAACACATTAAAATGTCTTTAAATGCAATAACTAGTTAACTATAAGGGTAACTATATCTTATGTAATAAAAGTTATACCCGGCTTGTCCAAACGAAATTAACTATCTTCACTACTATAAACACACTATACTTAATGTTTACGCCTATGCAAAACTTCAATAAAAGTACAACTCCCGCAAAACTCgtattttttataaatatcaAGAATCCGAAGGCTCCCTCTGTTTGAACTGCAAGAATTTGAACAAGGCATCATTATTTTGTCTATTAATAAGCATAAGGTTTACAAATTACAAGAAAAATAACACATCAATAAGAAAAAAAGAGTCggggaaaaaaaattaaaaaccaagAGAGAGAATTACCTGATAGTAGAAAAAAGCGAGGCTAGCATCCCGAGAAAGAATTTTAAATCATCTTATCTGCGCAGGAGAACACAGTAAGCCCGAAGCATCAGATCCCACCACCGAAAGATTACAAACACCACAAATCTCCCCTTCTTGAGAAACAACAAAATGCGAACTACAATAAGGACACACCACATCCTTCTGTCCCCTATAAATCGGAACATAAGTCGCCCCACAAGTCACAAACGGATTCCTAAAGTCATAATTCAACTCCGTAGAATCCCTCATGTTCCTCTCAGCCGCCTGAATAACCACCCGTGCTTTCTGAGATTGATTCTCAGCCGTTGGATTACTCTCCAACAGCCGCCTTGCGAAACTCGATGCTGTAACAAGATTCCCCCCCTTGAAACACACAGTCATCGCATTCATTAAAGCTAATCTCAAGTGAGGTATCTGAAGGTTACAATGAGTAAAGTAAGCTGCTAGCTCTTGTTGTCGAACAGGGTCGTCTTTTAATTCCCTCCTTTTTAATTCCATTTGTAACCCCAAAACATATTCTTTCACAATTATAACCAGTTCCTTTACTTCATCCACTTCTCTTCGTGTCTCAACTACTATCAAAGGAATTGTATAAAGAATACTCATGAAAAGGCGTAAAGCTTCGGTGAACTTTCCAGAAGTTGTAGCTTTGTATCCAGCTTTTAACTTGTCTTCCAATTGGGAAAAAGTAAAGATAAGTTGAGGTGGGGCCCGGGTGTGAGTGGGGGTGGATTCACTCGAGTTTCTCTCAATGGGAAATGAGATAAGTGAGGCTGACGTGGAAGCATAGAGGAAACTATGACTACCCATGTGAAGATCAAGAAATAATGATTTCAAAGGTGTGAAATTTTTTATTGCCAGCTGGCGGTTTAGTAAACGCATGGCGGTGTCGAAGTTGCCAGCTGCCACGTGTTCGGCAGCAAGTGATGATTTCTGGGCCCACATTTGGGTCACGGGTGGACCCAGATTAGGCGGGACAAAAACCGCTGACCTGGCGGTGGAGGTGGCTTTCGGGGTGTCGAAATCAGGTGGAAGTTCAAGATCTTCATGGTCCCAACCTCCAGATTCGTTATCTTCATTTGGATCTTCGTCATCCACGATGCTGATGTCACCATTGTCCACGTCAGCAATGTCCAAATCCTCAACCCAATCAGCATCTGCAGCATCTTCATACTCTTCTTGTCCTGTATTATCAAGACTGCCTTCAAAGATACCTTTTGTGACCCTTAGCAAAGGCCAATCACCACCAGAGATAACAGGGGTTGGAGggattaaaagagaagttgaccTCAAGGGCAAAATCGGAATATTATCTTTAAGCTTCACGGAAAGTTCCTCAACAATATCATTCAACCCATGGGTTTTAGCAGTAGCAAACGCAAGTGCTAAATGACCCGAATTTTCCAAAATCTTGATTCGTTCTTTGATATCACCTAAATACAAAGCATTATGAAACTGACCCATAATGTCATTTTTGACCTCAGCGATTTTCATCATTTTGGATAATTTATCTAAATTACCCGTAATTAAATACAAAAACGATAGCCTCTCAAAATTCTTTGTTCTCTGATACGCATATTCCACAATTCCAGAATTACCCTGGCGAAGAGCCTCAACACCCAATCTATACCAATGATCTTTTTCATCTATCTCTTTAGCAGAAGCAACAGCTATTTGTATGTTCCCACTTTCTAAAGCTAAATTAAACCGAGTTCTTTCATCTTTCACAAAATGAAGGGCAACTTCTGGAAAACCTTTTTGTTGAAGATACGCGATCATAGCTTGTCCACATAGCTCTGAGTTTCTTATCATGCTCATAACATGATCAAATCTCTTTCTCAACAAAGAAAGTTTAAAAAGATATTCAGTTGCATCGATCACAATCATCCGATTTTTCCCATCTCGATCCAAACAAAAGATCGTGTTCCCGAAAATCTTTGTAATGTAAACAGGAGCATCAAGTGTTTTTACAATTCCAGAGTCTCCATTAGGTAAACAATATTTGATATGTGTCAATGTTGTGTATATAAACACACCATTATCATCCCACGAGCCACTTTTCACACGTATCGTTTCATGAAGTGTGCATCGATGTGAAAGCTTTTTATCAGCAATAACTATCGAATGTTTGCTAAGTAAAGCAACACTTTCCATATCATTCGACCACAAAACATACCTTACACAAGAAGTTTGAATCTCCCCCATAACAATTCTCTGTTGAAGgtcaaaaatgaccattttgtccTCCGCCCTACAAAGCAAATTACCCGTACCCGCATAAAATATCGCATCCGTAACAACCGGAAGAACACTTTTCTTcactatttcgtttttcaaattCTTGACCAAAACTTGATTTGTGGTTTTTTCAAGCACTGCAAATCTATTTCTAGCAACAAAAACCGCTGAACCCCCTACCCCTCTTTTAGCTTCTTGAATTGCATCACCTCTAGTGA
The genomic region above belongs to Lactuca sativa cultivar Salinas chromosome 4, Lsat_Salinas_v11, whole genome shotgun sequence and contains:
- the LOC111886348 gene encoding coatomer subunit alpha-1, which encodes MLTKFETKSNRVKGLSFHNKRPWILASLHSGVIQLWDYRMGTLIDRFEEHDGPVRGVHFHQSQPLFVSGGDDYKIKVWNYKLHRCLFTLLGHLDYIRTVQFHHEYPWIVSASDDQTIRIWNWQSRACISVLTGHNHYVMCALFHPKEDLVVSASLDQTIRVWDIGALKKKTVSPADDILRLSQMNADFFGGVDAVVKYVLEGHDRGVNWASFHPTLPLIVSGADDRQVKIWRMNDSKAWEVDTLRGHMNNVSSVLFHSKQDIIVSNSEDKSIRVWDATKRTALQTFRREHDRFWILTCHPELNLLAAGHDNGMIVFKFERERPPFSLSNDSLYYIKDRFLRFYEFSTQKDTQIIPIRRPGSSGLNQGPRSLSYSPTENAVLICSEVDGGSYELYVIPKDSVTRGDAIQEAKRGVGGSAVFVARNRFAVLEKTTNQVLVKNLKNEIVKKSVLPVVTDAIFYAGTGNLLCRAEDKMVIFDLQQRIVMGEIQTSCVRYVLWSNDMESVALLSKHSIVIADKKLSHRCTLHETIRVKSGSWDDNGVFIYTTLTHIKYCLPNGDSGIVKTLDAPVYITKIFGNTIFCLDRDGKNRMIVIDATEYLFKLSLLRKRFDHVMSMIRNSELCGQAMIAYLQQKGFPEVALHFVKDERTRFNLALESGNIQIAVASAKEIDEKDHWYRLGVEALRQGNSGIVEYAYQRTKNFERLSFLYLITGNLDKLSKMMKIAEVKNDIMGQFHNALYLGDIKERIKILENSGHLALAFATAKTHGLNDIVEELSVKLKDNIPILPLRSTSLLIPPTPVISGGDWPLLRVTKGIFEGSLDNTGQEEYEDAADADWVEDLDIADVDNGDISIVDDEDPNEDNESGGWDHEDLELPPDFDTPKATSTARSAVFVPPNLGPPVTQMWAQKSSLAAEHVAAGNFDTAMRLLNRQLAIKNFTPLKSLFLDLHMGSHSFLYASTSASLISFPIERNSSESTPTHTRAPPQLIFTFSQLEDKLKAGYKATTSGKFTEALRLFMSILYTIPLIVVETRREVDEVKELVIIVKEYVLGLQMELKRRELKDDPVRQQELAAYFTHCNLQIPHLRLALMNAMTVCFKGGNLVTASSFARRLLESNPTAENQSQKARVVIQAAERNMRDSTELNYDFRNPFVTCGATYVPIYRGQKDVVCPYCSSHFVVSQEGEICGVCNLSVVGSDASGLLCSPAQIR